Proteins co-encoded in one Gehongia tenuis genomic window:
- a CDS encoding CtsR family transcriptional regulator, with protein sequence MSALSDTIEEFIKSLMTEEDGRVELQRNELAQHFSCAPSQINYVLATRFTVDRGYKIESRRGGGGYIRIIRLNMDGDEYMFHLLSERIGNSISQRNAQYIVEYLRDQKFLTDREAHIMIEAMDGRAIGLPAPLSDQTRAGILRAMILAALSA encoded by the coding sequence ATGTCTGCTTTGAGCGATACCATTGAAGAATTCATCAAGTCCTTGATGACCGAGGAGGATGGCCGGGTGGAGCTTCAAAGAAATGAGCTTGCCCAGCATTTCAGCTGTGCACCCTCCCAGATCAACTATGTGCTGGCCACGCGTTTCACGGTGGACCGGGGCTATAAGATCGAAAGCCGAAGAGGCGGGGGCGGTTATATACGCATCATCCGGCTCAATATGGATGGGGATGAGTACATGTTCCATCTTCTGTCCGAACGGATTGGAAACAGCATATCTCAGCGGAACGCTCAATATATCGTGGAATACCTCAGGGACCAGAAGTTTTTGACGGACAGGGAAGCGCATATCATGATAGAGGCGATGGATGGCCGGGCCATAGGCCTGCCGGCTCCGCTCAGTGACCAAACGCGGGCCGGAATCCTCCGGGCAATGATCTTGGCCGCTCTGTCCGCCTAA
- a CDS encoding UvrB/UvrC motif-containing protein, protein MLCDDCGKNVAKIKWTIYVNGKQNDVYLCEDCAKKRGNAASFNAVQLGSLLAEILNHKKQQSVEDDEAELQKTCPACGITLERVKKQGRFGCAECYNTFREFAGGFIQQVQSGSTHHTGKALGSLTEDDQRQRRIDQLKAELSQAVEIEAFEHAAQLRDEIRALEAQKEGV, encoded by the coding sequence ATGCTATGTGATGATTGCGGCAAGAATGTCGCGAAGATAAAATGGACGATCTACGTAAACGGCAAGCAAAACGACGTTTATCTTTGTGAGGACTGTGCCAAGAAGCGGGGCAATGCCGCCTCCTTTAACGCCGTTCAGCTGGGCAGTCTGCTCGCGGAAATTTTGAATCATAAAAAGCAGCAGAGTGTTGAAGACGACGAGGCGGAACTGCAAAAAACCTGTCCCGCCTGCGGCATCACCTTGGAAAGGGTGAAAAAGCAGGGCCGGTTTGGATGCGCCGAATGCTATAATACTTTCCGGGAATTTGCAGGCGGATTTATCCAGCAGGTGCAGTCCGGGTCCACCCATCACACGGGTAAGGCGCTGGGCAGCTTGACGGAGGATGATCAGCGCCAGCGCAGGATCGACCAGCTCAAGGCCGAGTTGAGTCAGGCGGTGGAGATAGAGGCCTTTGAACATGCGGCGCAGCTGCGGGATGAGATTCGCGCCCTGGAAGCTCAGAAGGAGGGGGTGTGA
- a CDS encoding cell wall hydrolase — protein MRNWKRVTSILILCVCMMALWTAPAFAAERVLQYGNRGEDVKALQTALIDRGYLNANATGYFGHLTLAAVKNYQQDSGLVVDGKAGPKTMGALNESDSVAASAGISNQDLYWLARIIEAEAKGEPYEGKVAVGNVVMNRVKSGIFPNTVYGVVFQYTGSVPQFSPVANGTIYNTPQAESVRAAEAAYGGVSVVGDCKYFFNPSKAKGTWIVNNCSFYKMIANHAFYR, from the coding sequence ATGAGAAATTGGAAACGAGTGACGAGCATTTTGATCCTGTGCGTGTGCATGATGGCCCTTTGGACCGCACCTGCATTCGCTGCCGAGCGTGTGCTGCAATACGGCAACCGCGGTGAGGATGTAAAGGCCCTTCAAACCGCTTTGATTGATCGCGGTTATCTCAACGCCAATGCGACGGGATACTTTGGGCATTTGACTTTGGCGGCGGTGAAAAACTATCAGCAAGATTCGGGCCTTGTTGTGGACGGCAAGGCGGGTCCCAAGACCATGGGAGCGCTGAACGAAAGCGATTCCGTGGCGGCCAGCGCCGGCATTTCAAATCAGGACCTATACTGGCTGGCCCGCATCATTGAGGCGGAGGCCAAGGGCGAACCCTATGAAGGCAAGGTTGCCGTGGGCAATGTGGTAATGAACCGCGTAAAATCCGGCATCTTCCCCAATACGGTCTACGGCGTTGTCTTTCAGTATACGGGCAGCGTGCCTCAGTTCTCGCCCGTGGCCAACGGCACCATCTACAACACGCCCCAGGCGGAGAGTGTCCGTGCCGCTGAAGCGGCTTACGGCGGCGTGTCGGTGGTGGGGGACTGCAAATATTTCTTCAACCCCAGCAAGGCCAAGGGTACCTGGATTGTGAATAACTGCAGCTTTTACAAAATGATTGCGAACCACGCATTCTACCGTTAA
- a CDS encoding amidohydrolase yields MRILFENARILTLDEADHEYVNGSLLVENGRIAYVGPAKAFDAVDRRVDAGGDVLMPGFANAHTHVPMTLLRGVGSDLPLQSWLEDAVWPLEDKLTDEMIHWGTMLGIAEMLRFGVTSFLDMYAYEDVIAKAVLDSGIRAALSRGMMDGNGNGESGMAEARELIENWEGEGDGRIRTMVAPHAIYTCSGAYLRRARDLADRYKVPIHIHLSETYKEWEDCRKEHGTSPVRYLQDLGMLDVPVVAAHVVAVDDRDLDILAEKGVCAVHNPTSNLKLASGFAPVPDMLQKGIRVALGTDGAASNNNLSLWEEMNLAALIHKGESLDPTVLPVREVLRMATVEGAAAMGYDKVGALKKGNDADMILVDISGPHYQPIRNVMSHLVYAGQGLDVRMTMVQGRILMENGEYKTIDFDKVVHESARAAAQLDS; encoded by the coding sequence ATGAGAATACTTTTTGAAAATGCAAGAATCCTGACGCTGGATGAGGCGGATCACGAGTACGTCAACGGGAGTTTGCTGGTGGAGAATGGCAGAATTGCCTATGTGGGTCCCGCCAAAGCCTTCGATGCCGTGGATCGGCGGGTGGATGCAGGGGGCGATGTGCTCATGCCTGGATTCGCCAATGCCCACACCCATGTGCCGATGACCCTTCTAAGGGGCGTGGGCAGCGATCTTCCGCTCCAATCCTGGCTGGAGGACGCGGTGTGGCCCCTGGAGGACAAGCTGACGGATGAAATGATTCATTGGGGAACGATGCTGGGGATCGCGGAAATGCTGCGTTTTGGTGTGACCAGCTTCTTGGATATGTATGCTTACGAGGATGTCATTGCAAAGGCTGTGTTGGACAGCGGCATCCGTGCGGCGCTTTCCCGGGGAATGATGGATGGCAACGGCAATGGCGAAAGCGGTATGGCGGAAGCCCGGGAACTCATTGAGAACTGGGAAGGGGAGGGGGACGGGCGTATCCGGACCATGGTGGCTCCCCACGCCATTTATACCTGCTCCGGCGCATACCTAAGAAGAGCCCGGGATCTGGCAGATCGATACAAAGTGCCCATCCATATCCACCTCAGCGAAACCTATAAGGAATGGGAGGACTGCAGGAAGGAGCACGGCACATCGCCTGTGCGCTATCTGCAGGATCTGGGTATGCTGGATGTTCCGGTAGTGGCCGCTCATGTGGTGGCGGTGGACGACCGGGACCTTGATATACTGGCTGAAAAAGGGGTGTGCGCCGTGCACAATCCCACCAGCAATTTGAAGCTGGCCAGCGGCTTTGCACCGGTGCCGGATATGCTGCAAAAGGGCATCCGGGTGGCGCTGGGAACCGATGGCGCCGCCAGCAACAACAACTTGAGTCTGTGGGAAGAAATGAATCTTGCTGCCTTGATCCATAAGGGAGAGAGTTTGGACCCCACCGTACTGCCGGTGAGGGAGGTGCTGCGCATGGCCACCGTGGAAGGCGCCGCCGCCATGGGTTATGATAAGGTGGGCGCGCTCAAGAAAGGCAATGATGCGGATATGATCCTGGTGGATATTTCCGGTCCACACTATCAGCCCATTCGCAACGTGATGAGCCATCTTGTTTATGCCGGTCAGGGCCTGGATGTTCGCATGACTATGGTCCAAGGCAGGATTTTGATGGAGAACGGCGAATATAAAACTATTGATTTTGACAAAGTCGTCCATGAATCGGCACGGGCTGCGGCTCAGCTGGATTCCTGA
- the galU gene encoding UTP--glucose-1-phosphate uridylyltransferase GalU produces MKVRKAIIPAAGLGTRFLPATKAQPKEMLPIVDKPTIQYIVEEAVASGIEDILIITGRSKRAIEDHFDKSVELELELKSKGKEELYDMVENITNLCDIHYIRQKEPKGLGHAIYCAHSFIGSEPFAVLLGDDVVYAERPCLKQLMDEYDEKQATILGVQQVPEEKICQYGIVKGTQEEENLYRVEDLVEKPKNPAEAPSNIAILGRYIITPSIFEILENTRPGAGGEIQITDALKAQLSLEEMYAYCFEGRRYDVGSKIGFLEATVEYALRREHLGPKFRAYIREMYDKGAFDS; encoded by the coding sequence ATGAAGGTTCGCAAGGCGATCATTCCCGCCGCGGGACTGGGCACAAGGTTCCTGCCAGCGACCAAGGCGCAGCCCAAAGAAATGTTGCCCATTGTGGACAAGCCTACGATCCAATACATCGTGGAGGAAGCCGTGGCCTCCGGCATTGAGGATATTTTGATCATCACCGGCCGGAGCAAACGGGCTATAGAGGACCACTTTGATAAATCTGTGGAGCTGGAACTGGAGCTGAAAAGCAAAGGAAAAGAAGAGCTTTATGATATGGTGGAGAACATCACCAACCTATGCGATATCCACTATATCCGGCAAAAGGAGCCGAAGGGATTGGGACATGCCATCTACTGCGCCCATTCCTTCATCGGCAGCGAGCCTTTTGCGGTACTGCTTGGCGATGATGTGGTCTATGCTGAGCGGCCCTGTTTGAAGCAGCTCATGGATGAATACGATGAAAAGCAGGCCACCATCCTTGGAGTGCAGCAGGTTCCTGAGGAAAAGATCTGCCAGTATGGCATCGTGAAGGGCACTCAAGAGGAGGAGAACCTCTACCGAGTGGAGGATTTGGTGGAAAAACCCAAGAATCCCGCCGAAGCCCCCTCCAATATTGCAATTCTAGGGCGGTATATCATTACGCCTTCCATCTTTGAAATCTTGGAAAACACGCGGCCGGGCGCGGGCGGGGAGATTCAGATCACCGATGCCCTGAAGGCGCAGTTAAGCCTTGAGGAGATGTATGCCTACTGTTTTGAGGGGCGGCGCTACGATGTGGGCAGTAAGATCGGTTTTTTGGAAGCTACCGTGGAGTACGCTTTGCGGCGGGAGCATCTCGGTCCCAAGTTTAGAGCCTATATCAGGGAAATGTATGATAAAGGAGCATTCGATTCATGA
- a CDS encoding adenosylhomocysteinase, with protein MSIVRDMELWPSGEQKIAWVRRYMPLLNHLEAEFEAEKPFLDKRIAVSVHMEAKTAYLCQVLAKGGAEVRATGSNPLSTQDDVAAALARSGVEVFALHGCTGGEYEEHLRRTLEFGPHAIVDDGGDLVQLLHGNSALSRNLSGGCEETTTGVLRLKARERAGELFFPMISVNDANCKHLFDNRYGTGQSVWDGIMRSTNLIVAGKTVVVAGYGWCGKGVSQKAKGLGARVIVTEVDPVKAIEAVMDGFTVMSMDEAAALGDVFVTVTGCKDVIVGRHFDIMKNGVLLANAGHFDVEIAKPDLLARAKEILPMRPNIEGYVMEDGRVLNLMAEGRLVNLASGDGHPAEIMDMSFALQALSVKYILENAGNLDNRVYPVPKAIDQYVASKKLAAMGFSIDRWSDEQREYVSGWQV; from the coding sequence ATGAGCATTGTCCGGGATATGGAACTGTGGCCGTCGGGTGAGCAGAAGATCGCCTGGGTGCGGCGCTACATGCCTTTGCTGAACCATCTCGAAGCCGAATTCGAGGCGGAAAAGCCATTTTTGGATAAGCGCATCGCCGTTTCCGTACATATGGAGGCTAAGACCGCCTATCTGTGTCAGGTGCTGGCCAAGGGAGGCGCCGAAGTCAGAGCGACGGGCTCCAATCCACTTTCCACCCAGGACGATGTGGCGGCGGCTCTGGCCCGCTCCGGCGTGGAGGTCTTTGCACTTCACGGCTGTACGGGCGGGGAATACGAGGAGCATTTGAGAAGAACGCTGGAGTTTGGTCCCCATGCCATCGTGGATGATGGAGGCGATCTGGTTCAGCTTCTGCATGGCAACAGCGCCCTGTCCCGCAACCTTTCCGGCGGGTGTGAGGAAACCACCACCGGCGTGCTGCGGCTCAAGGCCCGGGAGCGGGCCGGAGAGCTGTTTTTTCCCATGATTTCGGTGAATGATGCCAACTGCAAGCATCTTTTTGATAACCGCTACGGAACGGGCCAGTCGGTTTGGGATGGTATTATGCGTTCCACCAACCTCATCGTTGCGGGCAAAACCGTGGTTGTGGCCGGTTATGGCTGGTGCGGCAAGGGCGTCTCTCAGAAGGCCAAGGGGCTGGGTGCCCGCGTGATTGTCACCGAGGTGGACCCGGTCAAGGCCATTGAGGCGGTGATGGACGGTTTTACGGTCATGTCCATGGATGAGGCTGCGGCGCTGGGCGATGTGTTTGTAACGGTGACGGGCTGCAAGGATGTGATCGTGGGCCGGCATTTCGATATCATGAAGAACGGGGTGCTCCTCGCCAACGCCGGACATTTCGATGTGGAGATTGCAAAGCCTGATCTGCTGGCACGGGCCAAGGAAATTCTGCCCATGAGGCCCAATATTGAAGGCTACGTGATGGAGGACGGACGGGTGCTCAATCTCATGGCGGAGGGAAGGCTGGTCAATCTGGCTTCCGGAGACGGCCATCCCGCGGAGATCATGGACATGAGTTTTGCACTGCAGGCCCTTTCCGTGAAATACATTTTGGAGAACGCCGGCAATTTGGATAACCGCGTCTATCCCGTGCCGAAGGCCATTGATCAGTATGTGGCTTCAAAGAAGCTGGCGGCCATGGGCTTTTCCATCGACCGATGGAGCGATGAACAGCGTGAATATGTGAGCGGGTGGCAGGTATAA
- the miaB gene encoding tRNA (N6-isopentenyl adenosine(37)-C2)-methylthiotransferase MiaB produces the protein MGEKSLKMIDFESLEKQNAALKALQGWGAGKSYHIVTYGCQMNTHDSEILAGLLEKAGLMAEEDIKKADLVLFNTCCVRENAELKVFGNVGALKPLKRKRPELIVAVCGCMMQQKGTAEELKRKFPFVDLIFGTHNVHEFPSMLLECLSEQRGILEVWDSDGWVLEGMPARRENGAAAWVTVMYGCNNFCSYCIVPYVRGRERSRTMDAVLAEAAELAAGGVKEITLLGQNVNSYGKDLPDGPSFARLLQRVSEVPGIERVRFMTSHPKDLTEELMDAIAGAPHIANQLHLPVQSGSNAVLRAMNRVYTREAYLELIDRMRQRVPDIDITTDLMVGFPGETEADFCETLDLAERVRFASAFTFVYSKRPGTRAASAENQVPEDVKNDRIRRLVDLQNRITYEENQKLLGTSQKVLVERGSKRGENFYMGRSEGGRTVNLQGTPDILGRIVTVKIVRAGKNSLTGKIEKETWT, from the coding sequence ATGGGAGAAAAGTCTTTGAAGATGATCGATTTTGAATCCCTGGAAAAACAGAATGCAGCCCTTAAGGCGCTCCAAGGATGGGGCGCGGGGAAAAGCTATCACATCGTGACCTATGGCTGTCAGATGAACACCCACGATTCGGAGATTCTCGCGGGGCTCCTGGAGAAGGCTGGACTCATGGCCGAAGAGGATATAAAAAAAGCGGATCTTGTTCTTTTTAACACCTGCTGCGTTAGGGAAAACGCTGAACTCAAGGTTTTCGGCAACGTGGGCGCTTTAAAGCCGCTCAAGCGCAAACGCCCGGAACTCATTGTGGCTGTGTGCGGCTGCATGATGCAGCAAAAGGGCACGGCTGAGGAGCTCAAAAGAAAATTTCCCTTCGTGGATTTGATCTTTGGAACCCATAATGTTCATGAATTCCCGTCCATGTTGCTTGAATGTCTTTCGGAACAGCGGGGGATTCTTGAGGTTTGGGACAGCGATGGATGGGTGCTGGAAGGCATGCCCGCCCGGCGGGAGAACGGTGCCGCGGCCTGGGTGACGGTGATGTATGGCTGCAACAACTTTTGCTCCTATTGTATTGTGCCTTATGTGCGCGGCAGGGAGCGCAGCCGCACCATGGATGCGGTGCTGGCGGAAGCGGCGGAGCTGGCGGCCGGCGGCGTGAAGGAGATCACGCTTCTTGGACAAAATGTCAATTCCTACGGCAAGGATCTGCCGGATGGGCCATCCTTTGCCCGGCTTTTGCAGCGGGTGAGCGAAGTGCCAGGGATTGAAAGGGTTCGCTTTATGACCTCTCATCCCAAGGATTTGACGGAGGAACTGATGGACGCCATTGCGGGGGCGCCCCATATCGCCAATCAGCTTCATCTGCCGGTGCAGTCGGGGAGCAACGCCGTGCTTCGTGCGATGAACCGGGTGTACACTCGGGAAGCGTATTTGGAGCTCATTGACCGGATGCGGCAGAGGGTGCCGGATATTGATATTACGACGGATCTTATGGTGGGCTTTCCCGGTGAAACGGAAGCGGATTTTTGCGAGACCCTGGACCTGGCGGAAAGAGTGCGTTTCGCTTCGGCGTTCACATTTGTCTATTCCAAACGTCCGGGCACGAGGGCGGCTTCGGCAGAAAATCAGGTGCCGGAGGATGTAAAAAATGACCGGATCCGGCGCTTGGTGGACCTGCAAAACCGCATCACCTATGAGGAAAATCAGAAGCTTTTGGGTACTTCGCAAAAGGTTTTGGTGGAACGCGGGAGCAAGCGCGGCGAAAACTTTTATATGGGCCGCAGTGAAGGCGGCCGCACGGTAAATTTGCAAGGCACGCCCGATATACTGGGACGGATTGTCACGGTAAAGATCGTTCGGGCGGGAAAGAATAGTCTTACAGGAAAAATTGAAAAGGAGACGTGGACATGA
- a CDS encoding protein arginine kinase: MEEWMEQKKSVILSSRVRLARNYKDYPFPDRLNEKGCEEIVEQVGRALDGFRKIVVGEVDDTTKYLLVERHLASRELMDNPCGALFFNEEETLAVMVGEEDHLRLQSLEPGLGLRTAYERIDELDRKLEKVLPYAYDPQWGYLSSCPTNVGTGMRASALVHLPALSMTGQMDNMARAVSKLGITVRGMYGEGSEPMGDLFQISNQLTLGRTEEELISRVQTTVESLAELELEGRRTLLEYGHLDLEDRLNRAYGLMLYAKKLELPEFMRLISDVLLGAEMELLPVRAVEPLQDLLVTMQPAGLAKTMGDEMSPAKINILRAKKVQEVLRDLKEED; this comes from the coding sequence ATGGAGGAATGGATGGAACAAAAAAAGTCCGTGATCCTCAGCAGCCGCGTCCGCCTGGCCCGCAATTACAAGGATTACCCCTTTCCGGATCGGCTGAATGAAAAGGGCTGTGAGGAGATCGTGGAGCAGGTGGGCCGGGCATTGGACGGTTTCCGGAAGATCGTGGTGGGAGAGGTGGACGACACCACCAAGTATCTTTTGGTGGAGCGCCATTTGGCCAGCCGGGAGCTCATGGATAATCCCTGCGGGGCGCTGTTTTTCAATGAGGAAGAGACCCTCGCCGTGATGGTGGGCGAAGAGGACCACCTGCGGCTGCAGTCATTGGAGCCGGGTCTGGGGCTGAGAACAGCCTATGAAAGAATCGATGAACTGGATAGAAAGCTGGAAAAAGTATTACCCTATGCGTATGATCCCCAGTGGGGTTACCTGTCCTCCTGTCCCACCAATGTGGGAACGGGGATGCGGGCCTCGGCGCTGGTGCATCTGCCCGCCCTGTCCATGACGGGCCAGATGGATAACATGGCCCGGGCGGTGAGCAAACTGGGCATCACCGTGCGCGGCATGTACGGCGAGGGATCTGAACCTATGGGCGATCTGTTTCAGATCTCCAATCAGCTGACCCTGGGCCGGACGGAGGAGGAGCTCATCAGTCGGGTGCAGACCACTGTGGAGAGCCTGGCGGAGCTGGAGCTGGAAGGACGGCGCACCCTGCTGGAGTATGGACACCTGGATTTGGAGGATCGGCTGAACCGCGCCTACGGCCTCATGCTCTATGCCAAGAAGCTGGAGCTGCCTGAATTCATGCGGCTCATCTCCGATGTGCTGCTGGGCGCTGAAATGGAGCTTTTACCGGTGCGGGCGGTGGAACCGCTGCAGGACCTTCTGGTAACCATGCAGCCCGCCGGCCTTGCCAAGACGATGGGGGATGAGATGAGTCCCGCCAAGATCAATATTCTCCGCGCCAAGAAGGTGCAGGAGGTCTTACGAGATTTGAAGGAGGAAGATTGA
- a CDS encoding ATP-dependent Clp protease ATP-binding subunit: MAYYGRFTERAQKVLVHAQEAAKGLGHNYVGTEHLLLGLLQDDGGSAVKVLRSMGVTYEGVERIVLTLIGKGDYKFTENFGYTPRTKKVMELSVREARDMGHSYVGTEHILMALVREKDGVAARIIAQLGADLDQIQRLIMKSFQEESTDGRLKTTQKKTPALDQFGRDLTQAAKDGELDPVIGRTKEIERIIQILSRRTKNNPVLIGEPGVGKTAVAEGLAQRIVEGSVTELLRNKRVVSLDLSGMLAGAKFRGDFEERMKNALKDIKNAGNIILFIDEIHTLIGAGAAEGAIDAANILKPALARGELQAIGATTLDEYRKHIEKDAALERRFQPVMVGEPTLEESVAILEGLRDRYEAHHKVTITDEAIRAAVQLSDRYISDRFLPDKAIDLIDEAASKVRIQSLTAPPDMKEIEGRLEAVRKEKVEAVNNQDYEKAAKMRDEEATIKLEMDKHIEAWKASRDTKKLTVGEKEIADVVSSWTNIPVMQLTQDEAERLLHLEKTLHARVIGQDEAVAAVAKAIRRARAGLKDPKRPIGSFIFLGPTGVGKTELSRALAEALFGDEDAMIRLDMSEYMERHSVSRLMGSPPGYVGYEEGGQLTEQVRRKPYSVVLLDEVEKAHPDVFNTLLQIMEDGRLTDGQGRTVDFRNTVLIMTSNVGAHSMKQRALGFAASESDVQTYERLKENVMEELRRTFRPEFLNRVDETIVFHQLNEADTRKIVTLMMDSVAKRLAEREIYLTMSEPALDYLAKEGFDPEYGARPLRRAIQRMVEDRLSEEILDGSIHIGDHVVGSIRKGKLVFTKQHDEATQPAE; the protein is encoded by the coding sequence ATGGCATACTACGGCCGTTTTACGGAACGGGCGCAGAAAGTGCTCGTTCACGCCCAGGAGGCCGCAAAGGGCCTGGGGCATAACTATGTGGGAACGGAACATCTGCTGCTCGGTCTGTTGCAGGACGATGGCGGCAGCGCCGTGAAGGTGCTGCGCTCCATGGGCGTGACCTATGAGGGTGTTGAGCGGATCGTGCTCACCCTCATCGGTAAGGGAGATTACAAATTTACGGAGAACTTCGGTTACACCCCCAGAACCAAAAAGGTGATGGAGCTGAGTGTCCGGGAGGCCCGGGACATGGGCCACAGCTACGTGGGTACTGAACACATCCTGATGGCTCTGGTTCGGGAGAAGGATGGCGTTGCCGCCCGCATCATCGCACAGCTGGGCGCTGATCTCGATCAGATTCAAAGACTCATCATGAAGAGCTTTCAGGAGGAGTCCACGGACGGCAGGCTGAAGACCACTCAGAAGAAGACGCCCGCTCTCGATCAGTTTGGCCGGGATCTGACTCAGGCTGCGAAGGATGGTGAGTTGGACCCGGTGATCGGAAGAACGAAGGAAATTGAGCGAATCATACAGATTCTAAGCCGCAGGACCAAGAACAATCCGGTGCTCATCGGTGAACCGGGCGTGGGTAAAACCGCAGTGGCGGAAGGCCTTGCCCAGCGCATCGTGGAAGGCAGTGTTACGGAGCTTTTACGCAACAAGCGGGTGGTAAGCCTGGATCTTTCCGGAATGCTGGCCGGCGCCAAATTCCGGGGCGATTTTGAGGAGCGAATGAAGAATGCGCTCAAGGATATCAAAAATGCCGGCAACATCATCCTCTTTATCGATGAGATTCATACGCTCATCGGCGCGGGAGCAGCGGAAGGCGCCATTGACGCCGCAAACATCTTGAAGCCGGCGCTGGCTAGAGGCGAATTGCAGGCGATTGGCGCCACCACCCTTGATGAATATCGAAAGCATATCGAAAAGGATGCGGCTTTGGAGCGCCGCTTTCAGCCGGTGATGGTGGGCGAGCCCACCCTGGAGGAATCGGTGGCCATCCTGGAGGGGCTTCGGGACCGCTATGAGGCACACCACAAGGTCACCATTACCGATGAGGCCATCCGTGCCGCGGTTCAGCTGTCCGATCGATATATCTCCGACCGGTTCCTGCCGGACAAAGCCATCGACCTCATCGACGAGGCGGCCTCCAAAGTGCGCATTCAAAGCCTCACCGCGCCGCCGGACATGAAGGAGATTGAGGGCCGTCTTGAGGCGGTGCGCAAGGAAAAAGTGGAAGCCGTCAACAATCAGGACTACGAGAAGGCCGCCAAGATGCGGGACGAGGAAGCTACCATCAAACTGGAGATGGATAAGCATATTGAGGCCTGGAAGGCGAGCCGGGATACCAAAAAGCTTACCGTGGGAGAGAAGGAGATCGCCGACGTGGTCTCCAGCTGGACGAACATTCCGGTGATGCAGCTCACCCAGGACGAGGCGGAACGGCTGCTTCATTTGGAAAAGACGCTTCACGCCAGGGTGATCGGCCAGGATGAGGCGGTGGCCGCGGTCGCCAAGGCCATCCGAAGGGCCAGAGCGGGCCTTAAGGATCCCAAGCGGCCCATCGGTTCCTTCATTTTCCTTGGTCCCACCGGCGTGGGCAAGACGGAGCTTTCCCGCGCTCTAGCGGAGGCTCTCTTCGGGGATGAGGACGCCATGATCCGCCTGGATATGTCCGAATATATGGAGCGCCACAGTGTCTCCCGGCTCATGGGTTCTCCGCCGGGGTATGTGGGCTATGAGGAGGGCGGCCAGCTGACCGAGCAGGTTCGCCGCAAACCCTATTCGGTGGTGCTGCTGGATGAGGTGGAAAAGGCCCATCCCGACGTGTTCAACACGCTCCTTCAGATCATGGAGGACGGCCGGCTCACCGACGGTCAGGGCAGAACGGTGGACTTTCGAAACACGGTGCTCATCATGACCAGCAATGTGGGCGCCCATTCCATGAAGCAAAGGGCTCTCGGGTTTGCGGCCTCGGAAAGCGATGTGCAGACCTATGAACGACTGAAGGAAAATGTGATGGAGGAGCTTCGGCGCACCTTCCGGCCGGAATTCTTGAACCGAGTGGATGAGACCATCGTGTTCCATCAGTTGAATGAGGCGGATACGCGAAAGATTGTCACCCTCATGATGGACAGCGTGGCTAAGCGTCTGGCAGAGCGGGAGATCTATCTTACCATGAGCGAACCGGCGCTGGATTATTTGGCCAAAGAGGGCTTTGATCCCGAGTATGGGGCCCGTCCTCTCCGCCGGGCTATTCAGCGGATGGTGGAAGACCGCCTGTCCGAGGAGATTCTGGACGGCAGTATTCACATCGGCGATCACGTAGTTGGTTCCATCCGCAAAGGCAAGCTGGTTTTTACCAAGCAGCATGACGAAGCGACTCAGCCCGCAGAATAA